Proteins encoded together in one Tripterygium wilfordii isolate XIE 37 chromosome 14, ASM1340144v1, whole genome shotgun sequence window:
- the LOC120014572 gene encoding F-box/kelch-repeat protein At3g23880-like, which yields MKMNNIPEDLVTDILTRLPIKSLIRFAGVCSSWLDLIRNPDFIKSHHLKQTSLNDNNFRVFVMHDYNCLSLLTEVADDQEGAFDFLESVGIPLRLVVMGHCNGLLCLHDQWEKIFIWNPVTREVKALPFLSHIMRPICTESTSFRNFGFGFDHKTGDYKVQLGQLGLMIKSSCPLTLEMKCSRRLCCRILAILWVITP from the exons ATGAAGATGAACAACATCCCGGAAGATTTGGTGACAGACATTCTCACGAGACTTCCAATTAAGTCCCTGATCCGATTCGCTGGTGTTTGCAGTTCTTGGTTAGATCTCATAAGGAACCCAGATTTTATCAAAAGCCACCATCTCAAGCAAACAAGTCTCAACGACAACAATTTCCGTGTCTTTGTGATGCATGATTATAACTGTTTATCTCTGCTTACTGAAGTCGCGGATGACCAAGAGGGGGCATTTGATTTCCTGGAAAGTGTTGGAATACCATTACGCTTAGTTGTCATGGGTCATTGTAATGGATTACTTTGTCTCCATGACCAATGGGAAAAAATTTTCATATGGAATCCTGTCACCAGAGAAGTCAAGGCTCTGCCTTTTTTGTCCCACATCATGCGTCCAATTTGTACAGAGTCGACTTCTTTTCGCAACTTTGGGTTTGGTTTTGATCATAAGACTGGTGACTACAAG GTGCAGTTGGGGCAATTGGGGTTGATGATAAAATCATCTTGTCCTTTGACTTTGGAAATGAAGTGTTCAAGAAGATTATGCTGCCGGATTTTGGCGATTCTGTGGGTGATTACTCCCTGA